One window from the genome of Aliidongia dinghuensis encodes:
- a CDS encoding FAD-dependent oxidoreductase has translation MAEERVGSLDCDVLVVGSGAGGLSTAITARKGGLDVVVIEKEEFFGGTTAFSGGVLWIPGNPHARKAGIKDSRAAARTYLRHEAGNYFDEEAVETFLDAGPRMLEFFERETEAKFVLSGYPDYHPDVEGGALIGRSVTAAPYDARRLGPEITRLRPPLETITFIGMMFNSSNEDLKHFFKATRSLKSAIYVGRRLASHLKDLALYRRGVQITSGNALVARLAKTALDLGIPIRTGTAAERLLIEDGAVRGLVVKAASGEETIRARRAVVLACGGFPHDPERIARAYPHVARGSRHLSPTPAGNTGDGIRMAEAAGAAFEIRFPNAAAWMPVSEVPLGGGRTGVFPHLVDRYKPGIIAVNRHGRRFTNESNSYHDTGAAMIRDSEANGEAAAWLICDHATIRKYGLGYAKPAPVPIQLYTRNGYLKTGGTLAALAKAAGIDAAGLEQTVKDYNLGAVRGEDPAFGRGSTAFNRYLGDPEHKPNPNVAPIGAGPYYALKLVMGDLGTFDGLQTDPLGRVLGAGSAPIAGLYAVGNDRASVMGGNYPGAGITLGPIMTFGYITGCHLAGRAL, from the coding sequence ATGGCCGAAGAGCGTGTGGGTTCGCTCGACTGCGACGTCCTGGTCGTGGGATCCGGGGCCGGCGGTCTCTCGACCGCGATCACCGCCAGGAAGGGCGGCCTCGACGTGGTCGTGATCGAGAAGGAGGAATTCTTCGGCGGCACCACGGCCTTTTCCGGCGGCGTACTGTGGATCCCCGGCAACCCGCATGCCCGCAAGGCCGGGATCAAGGACAGCCGCGCGGCCGCGCGCACCTACCTTCGGCACGAAGCCGGCAATTATTTCGATGAGGAGGCGGTCGAGACCTTCCTCGACGCCGGGCCGCGCATGCTTGAGTTCTTCGAGCGCGAGACCGAGGCGAAGTTCGTGCTGTCGGGCTATCCCGACTATCACCCGGATGTCGAGGGCGGTGCCCTGATCGGCCGCTCCGTCACGGCAGCCCCCTACGATGCCCGCCGGCTGGGCCCGGAGATCACGCGGCTCCGGCCGCCGCTCGAGACGATCACCTTCATCGGCATGATGTTCAATTCCTCGAACGAGGACCTGAAGCATTTCTTCAAGGCGACGCGCTCCCTCAAGTCGGCGATCTATGTCGGCCGCCGGCTTGCCTCGCACTTGAAGGACCTGGCGCTCTATCGCCGCGGCGTGCAGATCACCAGCGGCAACGCGCTGGTCGCGCGGCTCGCCAAGACCGCCCTCGATCTCGGCATCCCGATCCGTACCGGCACGGCGGCTGAGCGGCTGCTCATCGAGGATGGAGCCGTGCGTGGCCTGGTCGTGAAGGCTGCGTCAGGAGAGGAAACGATCAGGGCGCGCCGCGCGGTCGTGCTCGCCTGCGGCGGCTTCCCCCATGATCCGGAACGGATCGCCCGCGCCTATCCCCATGTTGCCCGCGGCAGCCGGCATCTCTCGCCGACTCCGGCCGGCAATACCGGCGACGGCATCCGCATGGCCGAGGCGGCGGGGGCGGCGTTCGAGATCCGCTTCCCGAACGCGGCCGCCTGGATGCCCGTGTCCGAGGTGCCGCTCGGCGGCGGCCGGACCGGGGTCTTCCCTCATCTGGTCGACCGCTACAAGCCGGGCATCATTGCGGTCAACCGGCACGGCCGGCGCTTCACCAACGAATCCAACTCCTACCACGACACCGGTGCCGCCATGATCCGCGACAGCGAAGCCAATGGCGAGGCCGCGGCCTGGCTCATCTGCGACCATGCGACGATCCGCAAGTACGGCCTCGGCTATGCGAAGCCGGCGCCGGTACCGATCCAGCTCTATACGCGGAACGGCTATCTCAAGACCGGCGGTACGCTGGCGGCGCTCGCGAAGGCGGCCGGCATCGACGCCGCAGGGCTCGAGCAGACGGTGAAAGACTACAATCTCGGCGCCGTGCGCGGCGAGGACCCGGCGTTCGGCCGCGGCTCGACGGCGTTCAACCGCTACCTCGGCGATCCGGAGCATAAGCCCAATCCGAACGTGGCGCCGATCGGGGCCGGGCCCTATTACGCGCTCAAACTCGTCATGGGTGATCTCGGCACGTTCGACGGGCTTCAGACCGACCCGCTTGGACGGGTGCTGGGCGCCGGCTCGGCGCCGATCGCCGGGCTCTACGCCGTCGGCAACGACCGGGCGAGCGTCATGGGAGGCAA
- a CDS encoding helix-turn-helix domain-containing protein encodes MIHRRSGANNWIIRAHAHPDHHQILLVSKGGGTLRVDETEWHFEAPALLVIPALSVHAIEFRAGSDGFVITVSTDFLTAAIEGDEALGTAFSGRARCVYNELGKIQSLVDAFQAVAREFVWQAPGRRIAIKAHLQRILITLARLQSASAQEDGSLHRRDSEIVVRYRELVEREFRQQPDLSAVAKALGVTTARLNQACRSVTGKTALTVMHDRLMIEAKRALLYTGMTAAEIAWSMGFADPAYFNRFFSRRAGLSPGAFRASKGLGPNAATARAG; translated from the coding sequence GTGATTCATCGGCGAAGCGGCGCAAACAATTGGATTATTCGTGCACATGCGCATCCGGATCATCACCAGATCCTGCTCGTGAGCAAGGGCGGCGGCACGCTGCGTGTCGACGAGACGGAATGGCATTTCGAGGCACCGGCCCTGCTGGTGATACCGGCGCTCAGCGTGCATGCGATTGAATTCCGGGCCGGCTCCGACGGCTTCGTCATCACGGTCTCGACCGATTTCCTGACCGCGGCGATCGAGGGCGACGAGGCGCTTGGCACCGCTTTCTCCGGCCGGGCGCGCTGCGTCTATAACGAGCTCGGCAAGATCCAGAGCCTGGTCGATGCGTTTCAAGCGGTCGCGCGCGAGTTCGTCTGGCAGGCGCCCGGCCGGCGCATCGCCATCAAGGCGCATCTGCAGCGCATCCTGATCACACTCGCCCGGCTGCAGTCGGCAAGCGCGCAGGAGGACGGTAGCCTGCATCGGCGCGACAGCGAGATCGTCGTGCGCTATCGCGAGCTGGTCGAGCGCGAGTTCCGCCAGCAGCCGGACCTGTCGGCCGTCGCCAAGGCGCTGGGCGTTACGACGGCGCGGCTCAACCAGGCCTGCCGCTCCGTCACGGGCAAGACGGCGCTCACCGTCATGCATGACCGTCTCATGATCGAGGCGAAGCGGGCGCTGCTCTATACCGGCATGACCGCGGCCGAGATCGCCTGGTCCATGGGCTTCGCCGACCCGGCCTATTTCAACCGCTTCTTCTCGCGCCGCGCCGGCCTCTCGCCGGGCGCCTTCCGCGCGTCCAAGGGGCTTGGGCCGAACGCTGCTACGGCCCGAGCCGGCTGA